The following is a genomic window from Acidimicrobium ferrooxidans DSM 10331.
GCCATCGCACGCAGCATGGTGCCGTCACCTCCCATGCTGACGACCGCATCGATCGCCCCACACGCGTGCGTCGGGTCCTCGAGTATGCAGGCACTCCCACCGAGCTCGCTGAGCAACGCCCGAGCCTGGCGGAAGAGTTCCTGCGCACGCGGCTCCTGCGGGTGGAGCACGAACCCAACGTTCATCCGGCTCAGCCTAACCACCACCGCTTCGTTCACTCGGGGCACGCAACCACACGAACTCCTCGACGTTGCCCTCGGCTCCGGGAACCGAACTCGGACAACTCCCGAGGACAACGAGCCCCATCGAACCCATCGCGTCGCGGACTCGTCCGAGCGCCTCGTCGCGCTCCGGACCGAGCGGGATCACACCGCGGTATCGACTCGCGATCTGGCGCCCCACCTCGAACTGGGGTTTGACGAGCACCACCGCCTCTCCGCCCGGCGCGAGCAGCGACGCAACCTGGTCGAGGACGCCGAGCACCGAGATGAACGACACGTCCACGACCGCCAGCGTCGGTGCTTCGGGGAGGGGCCACACGAACGCACGGATGTCGGTCCGCTCGTAGACCTCGACGCGCGGGTCATGCCGGAGCGACTCGGCGAGCTGTCCTCGTCCGACGTCGACACACACGACGCACTCGGCACCGCGCTCGAGCAGCACCATCGTGAACCCACCTGTCGAGGCACCCACGTCGAGGCAGATCCGCCCTGACGGGTCGATGTCGAAGGTGTCGAGCGCACCCTCGAGCTTGGCCGCGCCGCGCGGACGCCACCTCGAGGCCACGACCGAGAGCACGTCGCTGGGCGCAACGAGGCGAGCCGCCGACAGAGCCGGGGCCCGATTGACGAGCACACGCCCCTCTGCGATCAGACGCGCCGCGTGCGAACGGGAGCGAGCGAGCCCGCCAGCGACGAGCGCTCGATCCAATCGGACACGCCTCACCGCTCCGAGAGCCTATCGCTGAGGTTCTAGCATCCTCATCGTGGCAGCCATCGATGCGCTCGAGACGCGCCTGCTCGAGTATCTGAGCGCGCCGGCTCGCTCGTCACCCGCCCTCGCACGGGCACTACGGATCTGTGAAGATGGCGCTCCGATCGCCTACGCCGCAACCTTCGCCTGGGTCGCGTGGCGCAGCGCGGATGATCCGCCCGTTCGCAGCGCCCTGGTGCGGACCACGCTTGCGGGCTCGGTCGCGGTGCTCGGCGCAGGGGTCGTCGCACGCGCGCTTCCGCGCTCACGGCCCAGCCTCACCCTCTGGGCATCGCGCAGGTCGGCGAGCGATAGTCACTCGTTCCCATCCGACCATGCCGCGGGGGCGAGCGCGTTCGCCCTTGCCTCCTCTGGGCTCCCTCGGGGTGCGCGACGCGCACTCGTCGCCCTCTCGGCAACGACGATCGTGAGCCGGGTCCTCCTCGCTCGCCATTGGCCGAGCGACGTGCTCGCGGCACTCGCGATCGGCGCCGCCGCGTCCACCGTCGCCGGGGCCCTGCCCTCGCCGATGGTGAATACCCTCGGCGAGATCACCGTCCGGTGGCTCGGCCTGTCCGCTCGAGCACGACGGACGCCCACAGCATCCCGAGGCAGGCGACAAGAGCACCGACCGCGTCGATGACCCACGCGCCGTGGAAGCCGACCGCACCGACGAGCGCCCCGAACCCGAGCGGTCCGACGACGCTGCCGGCAAACGCGCTGGCTTGGACAATGGCCGTCGCCTGTCCGGGATGTTCAGGCCACCGTTCGCTCACCGCGAAGTTCACCAGCCCGTTCCAGCCCCAACCGCCGGCGTAGCCGAGCAGGAGCCCTCCGAGCAACAGCGCACGCACACCGGTCGCGAGCGCGGCATAGCCCACCACGCCGACAGCGAGCAAGACGGCGACCGCCCGGATCGGCCGCTGCAGACGTCGGTCGGCGAGTGCGCCCATGCCCACCCTCGTGGCGAGGCCGGCAGCGCTGCCGGCTGCTGCCGCATACCCCGCGATGGCAGCCTGGACGTGGTCGTGAACGAGCGATGCCACGCCGAACGCACCGAGTGCATTCGCCGTCCCTGCACCGAGCGCCATCGCGGCGGCGACGATCAGTAGCGACCGCGGGGTGACGAAGCGCGTCCGCGCCTCAGCCCCCTGAGATCCGTCGTAGGAGGCAAAACCCTTGGCTCCGAGCGCGATCGCAACAGCCAGGATGCTCGTCGCGGCAAAGG
Proteins encoded in this region:
- a CDS encoding TlyA family RNA methyltransferase, which translates into the protein MRRVRLDRALVAGGLARSRSHAARLIAEGRVLVNRAPALSAARLVAPSDVLSVVASRWRPRGAAKLEGALDTFDIDPSGRICLDVGASTGGFTMVLLERGAECVVCVDVGRGQLAESLRHDPRVEVYERTDIRAFVWPLPEAPTLAVVDVSFISVLGVLDQVASLLAPGGEAVVLVKPQFEVGRQIASRYRGVIPLGPERDEALGRVRDAMGSMGLVVLGSCPSSVPGAEGNVEEFVWLRAPSERSGGG
- a CDS encoding MFS transporter, whose translation is MSSGVPRTGLVLPFSIAATTATTLPVFLIGGLEPVLRHAIDLTPSLEGAVVASFFVAGIVGAALAARILHRAAAFRLVRAGAGASAVASAVIAFAVRGPILLAAALVVAGAANGILQPGVNEVLARVVRPGRRGWAFGIKQAAIPTATLLAGLALPLVALRSSWRTAFAATSILAVAIALGAKGFASYDGSQGAEARTRFVTPRSLLIVAAAMALGAGTANALGAFGVASLVHDHVQAAIAGYAAAAGSAAGLATRVGMGALADRRLQRPIRAVAVLLAVGVVGYAALATGVRALLLGGLLLGYAGGWGWNGLVNFAVSERWPEHPGQATAIVQASAFAGSVVGPLGFGALVGAVGFHGAWVIDAVGALVACLGMLWASVVLERTGRATGR
- a CDS encoding phosphatase PAP2 family protein, coding for MAAIDALETRLLEYLSAPARSSPALARALRICEDGAPIAYAATFAWVAWRSADDPPVRSALVRTTLAGSVAVLGAGVVARALPRSRPSLTLWASRRSASDSHSFPSDHAAGASAFALASSGLPRGARRALVALSATTIVSRVLLARHWPSDVLAALAIGAAASTVAGALPSPMVNTLGEITVRWLGLSARARRTPTASRGRRQEHRPRR